GAAATGGAAGGGATCACCCGGGATTATTCGCGGACTGACTGGCCGCCGGACTTGGAGATCAGGATCGCTGAAGCAGCCAGAGACAGAACCAAGGATTACCAGAGAGCCGAAAAACATCTTAAAAATTATCTGATGGCATATTCAGACCAGAATTCCTCGCTGAACGGGTTGAAACTGCTTTCTGACCTGTATGAAAATTATATGCAGAATTACGAGCGGGCGCTTGAGTCTTTGTCTGAACTTTCCGACAGATTCGCTCTCACAGAAGAGGGAAAGAAAAGCCTGCTTGATCAGGCGGAAATCTATCACAACAAGCTCAAGGATTTTGACAAAGCCATCAAGACCTATCAAAAATTCATCGACTTGAATGAATCGAGCGATTCCGCCGGCCAGGCAGCCCTGGAAATCGCCAGGATTTATGAGGTGGAATACCGGGATTACCTCAAAGCGAGCGCAGAGTATAAATACGTTATCAACACCTTTCCGCAGGAAAGTTACCGCGACTCCGCCCGGGAGGCGCTCAACCGCATGAGAGATGAGGGCAAAATAAGTGAGTGACCTTTTCTACAGAAACTACTCCATTATCAACAAACTGCATGGGATTTTCGTCGAGAGCCTGAACATCCAGACTGTGCTTTCTTACTTAAGGGACAACATCGCTCCCGAACTCGGCATCAGGCGCTTCGGCATCGTGGGCGGCGAGGCTGCAGTAGAACGGAAGAAATTCATCTTCAGCTTCAATCTGGATAGTCAACTCCTCGAACGGATTACGGCTCAGAATCTTGAGAGGCTTAGAGAATGGCTCCAGGGTAAAGATGAATGCTACGTGGAATTCGAGAAAAAGTTTTTTTTCGTTTTTCAGGAGGAAGGCGAGCGGGAACTGATTTTTTTCGAGCCCCTGCACCTTAAAGACAAATATTTCGGAATGATGATCATTTCAAGCGAATTCAGTCACTCTTCCCCTGATGACCATTTAATGCTGATTCTGATTGCCAACCAGATCTCCGAATTTTTTTACCTGAGCAAGGTCATCAGGCGGCACCGCAAGCTTTACTCCTTTAACCGCAAAATACTTTCAGAAATGAGCAACGGCGTTGTCGTCAGCAACAGTGAAGGCATCATCCTTTATGCCAATCGAAGGGCAGAAGAATTTTTAGGTTCCTCAGGCATGGAGGGCTGCAACATTGAAAATTTCTTTTCCAGTGTCGAGCTGAAAATCCTGAGCGACAATCCAGGACGGACTTTTGAAATCAAGAACGGCGGTCGTCATCTCGGCTTGTCCCAGTCGAACTTCAATCTTGTATCAGACACAGGCGGGATCATTCTGATCAAAGATATCACGGAAATCATGGAACTCAAGGAAAAATTGTGGCAGTCACAGAGGCTGCGGGAGCTTGGGGAGATTTCCCAGCATATCGCCCATGAAATCAGGAATCCTCTGCAGGTGATCCAGGGTTTCACGCAGCTCTTCCTGGAAGATCCAGCCCTCTCTCCTGAAAAAAAGGAATTCGCGAGGCTCGTTGTAAACGAATCCCAGCATCTCAGCAGTCTGCTGGAAAATCTACTGGATTACACCCGGCCGCTGCAGATAGTCTGGAAGAACATCAAGCTGTCAGAATTTATCAATGAATTGACCCTTCCATACCTGCCCAAACTCAAATCACAGAATGTCGTACTGAAAATCGAAATCCCTGAGACGACTGTAGTAGCCACAGACCCCGGTAAATTAAAGGAATTGATCTTGAATATTTTCTGGAATTCCCTCGATGCTCTCGAAGAGTCGACAAAATCGGACCGGCTCTTGAATTTCAGCGCCATCTCAGATGAATCAGGCTGGGAATTACGGATTGAAAACAACGGCCCTCTGATACCGGATTCAGAAGTGGAAAAGCTGTTCCAGCCATTTTATACAACCAAACAAAGGGGATCCGGACTTGGATTGTCGATCGTAAAAAAATTCTGCGATGCTCTGGGCGGAATTGTCAAAGTGCAGAGTGATGAACAAAACACAGGTTTTATATTCCGTTTTCCGAAAAAGGAGGAAGCAGTTGCAACCGCCTAAGCAGAAAAAAATACTGATCGTAGACGATGCAGGTTATATCAGGATTCTGTTCAGAGAAGCACTGAAAAACGAGGGATATGAAATCTTGACTTGTGAAAATATCGCCAGTGCTTATGAAACAATTATCCAAACTAAACCTGCCCTGATGCTTCTTGACATCAGCCTCCCCGACGGCTCGGGTGTGGATCTGTTGAAGCAGCTCAGAAAAGAAAGGATCGTCCTGCCGGTAATCATGATCACTGCAGTCTCCTCCAAAGATCTCGTTCTGGAGGCTTTGAAGCTTGGCATCAAGTCGTATCTGACAAAACCCGTGGATATCAGGATCCTCAAACTTCGAGTCAAGGAAGCCCTGGACGAACCGATTCCTGAAAATTAAGAGCAAGAACAGTGTTTTGATGGTATGACGGTCATGAAAGATTGGAAAATGCTTGAAAATAAATGTAACATTTCCATCGATTCTCTGACCTCCGGAAAGATCGATTACCTTGCATCATGGGAAATGGGGACATAAAATGAAGAAATCCATTCAGGAAGCAACAGACTTTATTACTGAGAAACTCTCTCCGATCGGCAAAACAGCCGTGATCCTTGGTTCAGGACTTGGTTTTCTCGCAGAACAAGCAGCAGAATCCAAGTCCATCTCCTATCAGGACATCCCTCATTTCAAAAAATCGACTGTACCCGGACACGCAGGAAAACTGGTATCAGGCAAGTTGTCGGGTGTCAGAGTGCTGATGATGCAAGGCAGGTACCATTATTACGAAGGCCATTCCATGCCGGAGGTGACTTTCCCGATCCGCGTGCTTAGGAATCTCGGCGTGGAAAACCTGATCCTTACCAATGCAGCGGGCGGGATCAACCCGTTCTACGAAGTCGGTGATCTGATGCTGCTCAGAGATCACATAAATCACGGACCCAATCCTCTGATAGGCTTGCCGGAAGGGCTTGGCGAGCGTTTTGTCCCGCTGGACAACCTTTATTCCAAACGCCTCCGCATTCTGGCTCGCGATATCGCAGAAAAAGAAAACATTCCACTCAGGGAAGGTGTCTATCTTTATACCACGGGACCAAGCTACGAAACCAAGGCTGAAATTCTCTTCTTTCAGCATATCGGCACTGATGCAGTCGGAATGTCGACTGTTCCGGAAGCAATCGTGGCTCGCCATGCCGGGATCGCCAATATTCTGGCAATCTCTCTTATCACCAACAAGACGCTTGGCAATTATATCCCAACTCATGAGGAAGTAATGGAGACGGGCCGCAAGAGCAAAAATTACTTTGCCAAGCTGGTTACTACATTGATTTCAAGCCTTTAATGCCATGCTGCTCCGCTGAATTAGATTGAGGTATCAGATGCTGAAACGGATTGAAGAACTGGAAATAAAATATGAGGAACTGACCCAGCTTCTGACACAAGAGCAGGTCATCAAGAATCAGACAGAATTCCAGCGCATCGCCAAAGAAAGATCAGGTCTTGAGGAAATCATCACGGCTCTCAGGGAATTTCGGAAAGTCAGCAATGATCTGGAAAGCACCCGGTCACTCCTGGATTCCGAGGACCGCGAACTGCGGGAAGTAGCCCGGGAAGAGATGTCCGGCCTGGAACGGCGGAAGAATGAATTGGAATTAATCATGAAGCTGCTTGTACTGCCCAAAGATCCCAGGGACAACCGCGACATCATCATGGAAATCAGGGCAGGAGCAGGCGGTGAAGAAGCGGCACTGTTCGCTGGAACGCTTTTCAGGATGTACAATAAATACGCCGAAAAGGGCGGGATGCAGCTTGAAGTTCTGAGCGGAAACACTACCGGACTCGGTGGTTTCAAGGAAGTGATTTTCGGGTTGAAAGGCAAGTCTGTTTACAGCCGATTCAAGTTCGAAAGCGGAGTACACAGGGTTCAGCGTGTGCCTACTACCGAAGCATCAGGCCGGATCCACACTTCCACAGTCACAGTTGCGGTGATGCCCGAAGCCGAAGAAGTAGAGGTTGAAATCAATCTTCAGGATTTGAAAATAGATGTCTGCCGCTCCAGCGGAGCAGGCGGGCAGAATGTCAACAAACTGGAAACCGCTGTGCGGATCACTCATCTTCCTACCGGACTTGTCGTGTCCTGCCAGGACGAGCGTTCACAACTTCAGAATAAACTGCGGGCCATGAAAATTCTCAGGGCCAGGCTTTTGGAAAAAAAGCAGGCCGAAGAGCATGAGAAAATGTCCAGGGAAAAGAAACAGCAGCTGGGTTCCGGCGACCGAAGCGAAAAGATCAGAACCTACAATTTTCCCCAGAGCAGGCTGACTGATCATAGAATAGGGTTGTCATTATTTAACCTTCCCCAGATTCTCGAAGGAGATCTGGACGAACTTTTCGAATCGCTGATCAAAGCGGAACAGGAAGAAAAACTGAAGGAATTCAGTATAAATACGCAAGGGAGAGAAAAATGATTCTGATATATGAAAAAATAATCGAATTCGGCATTTACATTCTTGCCTTCATGGTTCCGCTGATTTTTTTAAAAAACACGAAAATTAATTTTCTGCTTCCTAAAGAAGCTTTCATGGGTCTCGTGGTTCCAATCCTGTTGTGGATCTGGGTCTGCAAGGAAATCTCGATCGGATTCGGGAAGCGGAAATTCAATCCGATTCTGATACCTTTCCTGATCTATCTGAGCGGGATGATCATTTCCTGGTACAATTCACCCAACATTGGATACTCAATTGATGCCAGTTTCAAAATTTTCGTCTACCTGGCAGCGATGCTTTTGACGTTTTACAACTTCCGGAGCCTGAGATCCATCAATAACACCGTTTACCTGCTGGTTCTCTCCGGAGGCCTGGTAGCGCTATACGGAGTGGCTCAATATTTTCACATTGATCCCTTCTTTCATGTGGGCGAAGTGCAGGGCAATGTCGGTAAAATGGAAGTGTTTTCGACCTTCGGCAATCCGAATTTCCTGTCGCCCTACCTGGCGGCAACTTTCCCCCTCGCGATCATGCTGGTTTTCTATAAATTCCGGAAACCCTGGGTCATGATCCCGAGTCTGATCATGTCGATCATCATCTTCACCTGCCTGCTCCTGGCTTTTGCCAGGAGTTCATGGGTGGCGATGATGATCTCAGGAATCTTCATGACCACGTCTCTGATCATCTTCGACAAAAAGATGTTCAGACGTCTGTTTTCCGGAAAATTCATAGCTTTTGCGATGGTCTTCATCCTGGTCGCTTCAGGACTGCTTTTTGTTCTCTCTGACACACTCGGGCAGAAGTCAGGTAAGGGTCTTGATTCAATTTTTGGTTATGTCAAGAACAGGTTTTATGAAAGTATCAACATTTATGCCCGCTTCATGATGTGGCAGATCGCTATCGGCGAATCCATGAATTATCCTGTCTTTGGACATGGATATTCCTCATTCAGAGTCCTTTATCCTGAAAATCAGGGTGAATTTTACAAAACCCAGGACAATTTCAACAAGTGGTATTTTTACGGAGTCGCTTTCCAGCACTCGCACAACGATTATGTTCAAAATTTTTACGAACTTGGTCTGTATGGTTTTGGCGGTTTTCTGGGCATGATCGCGGTTTTTCTGTATCAGATCATCCGCCTGATGCGCCATGACAAGGCAAATCTGTTTCTCTACATGGGCTTTCTCGGAGGTGTGCTGGGAGTGCTCGGTGATGCGCTCACAAATTTCCCTTTCCGCAGGGAT
The window above is part of the Candidatus Wallbacteria bacterium genome. Proteins encoded here:
- a CDS encoding ATP-binding protein codes for the protein MSDLFYRNYSIINKLHGIFVESLNIQTVLSYLRDNIAPELGIRRFGIVGGEAAVERKKFIFSFNLDSQLLERITAQNLERLREWLQGKDECYVEFEKKFFFVFQEEGERELIFFEPLHLKDKYFGMMIISSEFSHSSPDDHLMLILIANQISEFFYLSKVIRRHRKLYSFNRKILSEMSNGVVVSNSEGIILYANRRAEEFLGSSGMEGCNIENFFSSVELKILSDNPGRTFEIKNGGRHLGLSQSNFNLVSDTGGIILIKDITEIMELKEKLWQSQRLRELGEISQHIAHEIRNPLQVIQGFTQLFLEDPALSPEKKEFARLVVNESQHLSSLLENLLDYTRPLQIVWKNIKLSEFINELTLPYLPKLKSQNVVLKIEIPETTVVATDPGKLKELILNIFWNSLDALEESTKSDRLLNFSAISDESGWELRIENNGPLIPDSEVEKLFQPFYTTKQRGSGLGLSIVKKFCDALGGIVKVQSDEQNTGFIFRFPKKEEAVATA
- a CDS encoding response regulator transcription factor, with amino-acid sequence MQPPKQKKILIVDDAGYIRILFREALKNEGYEILTCENIASAYETIIQTKPALMLLDISLPDGSGVDLLKQLRKERIVLPVIMITAVSSKDLVLEALKLGIKSYLTKPVDIRILKLRVKEALDEPIPEN
- a CDS encoding purine-nucleoside phosphorylase, encoding MKKSIQEATDFITEKLSPIGKTAVILGSGLGFLAEQAAESKSISYQDIPHFKKSTVPGHAGKLVSGKLSGVRVLMMQGRYHYYEGHSMPEVTFPIRVLRNLGVENLILTNAAGGINPFYEVGDLMLLRDHINHGPNPLIGLPEGLGERFVPLDNLYSKRLRILARDIAEKENIPLREGVYLYTTGPSYETKAEILFFQHIGTDAVGMSTVPEAIVARHAGIANILAISLITNKTLGNYIPTHEEVMETGRKSKNYFAKLVTTLISSL
- the prfA gene encoding peptide chain release factor 1, which translates into the protein MLKRIEELEIKYEELTQLLTQEQVIKNQTEFQRIAKERSGLEEIITALREFRKVSNDLESTRSLLDSEDRELREVAREEMSGLERRKNELELIMKLLVLPKDPRDNRDIIMEIRAGAGGEEAALFAGTLFRMYNKYAEKGGMQLEVLSGNTTGLGGFKEVIFGLKGKSVYSRFKFESGVHRVQRVPTTEASGRIHTSTVTVAVMPEAEEVEVEINLQDLKIDVCRSSGAGGQNVNKLETAVRITHLPTGLVVSCQDERSQLQNKLRAMKILRARLLEKKQAEEHEKMSREKKQQLGSGDRSEKIRTYNFPQSRLTDHRIGLSLFNLPQILEGDLDELFESLIKAEQEEKLKEFSINTQGREK
- a CDS encoding tetratricopeptide repeat protein; amino-acid sequence: MILIYEKIIEFGIYILAFMVPLIFLKNTKINFLLPKEAFMGLVVPILLWIWVCKEISIGFGKRKFNPILIPFLIYLSGMIISWYNSPNIGYSIDASFKIFVYLAAMLLTFYNFRSLRSINNTVYLLVLSGGLVALYGVAQYFHIDPFFHVGEVQGNVGKMEVFSTFGNPNFLSPYLAATFPLAIMLVFYKFRKPWVMIPSLIMSIIIFTCLLLAFARSSWVAMMISGIFMTTSLIIFDKKMFRRLFSGKFIAFAMVFILVASGLLFVLSDTLGQKSGKGLDSIFGYVKNRFYESINIYARFMMWQIAIGESMNYPVFGHGYSSFRVLYPENQGEFYKTQDNFNKWYFYGVAFQHSHNDYVQNFYELGLYGFGGFLGMIAVFLYQIIRLMRHDKANLFLYMGFLGGVLGVLGDALTNFPFRRDAPQLTFYLLLAFTAVMYNKKVLMREEEVPTPQFNPLLVPVQLLLFIPFFLWIQQHSINYLVGNQYLKAGYVALVHYQKPDDAVKFFEKSAELQPHDQELWYWYGMAYLYKHDIDNAEKILNTALKYGTNNLNYYQLGMIYLQKGQEEKAVEYLKKSVLIIPRFADGYLQLGNYYFNKGSFEVAINYLDQIEKWQCRDSENYAALSKALFIISRCYYQLGKYNESLPYLEKYLPSANDQEKNGIFAAFMESWDLMKLSPKEKADRVEKLAPSFPRDLFYDERIAALLFQAGEYRKAIPYWEQHLDSLEKRGKILYNLAACYFYLNDPLKAKENIEKSLIYDPNFDKSQELKNVIDKRLSSPQPGTAEAVVPPPAPQ